The following coding sequences lie in one Lolium perenne isolate Kyuss_39 chromosome 2, Kyuss_2.0, whole genome shotgun sequence genomic window:
- the LOC127331556 gene encoding serine/arginine-rich splicing factor SR30 yields the protein MSRRWSRTIYVGNLPGDIREREVEDLFYKYGKIVEIDLKVPPRPPGFAFVEFEDPRDAEDAIHGRDGYNFDGNRLRVELAHGGRANSSSIPNSFGGGGGGGRRGGVSRHTEYRVLVTGLPSSASWQDLKDHMRKAGDVCFSEVYREGGGTIGIVDYTNYDDMKYAIRKLDDTEFKNAFSRAPIRVKEYAGKNSRSYSRSRSRSRSRSYSRSRSPSKSPKKKPSRRSASRSRSRSVSSHSPAESKGRSPSRSPAKSMSPNASPANGVAASPKKRSPSRSPSRSRSPDAKSE from the exons ATGAGTAGGCGCTGGAGCCGGACTATTTACGTCGGGAACCTCCCCGGGGATATCCGGGAGAGGGAGGTGGAAGATCTATTCTACAAG TATGGAAAGATAGTCGAAATTGACTTGAAGGTCCCCCCAAGGCCGCCTGGCTTTGCTTTCGTGGAG TTTGAAGATCCCCGTGATGCTGAAGATGCGATTCATGGTCGAGATGGCTATAACTTTGATGGGAACCGGCTGAGG GTTGAACTTGCACATGGAGGGAGGGCTAACTCTTCATCCATCCCAAACagctttggtggtggtggtggtggaggacgcCGTGGTGGTGTCTCTAGGCACACGGAATATCGTG TTCTGGTTACTGGACTACCTTCTTCTGCATCATGGCAGGATCTGAAG GACCATATGAGAAAGGCTGGTGATGTTTGTTTCTCTGAGGTGTATCGTGAGGGTGGTG GTACAATAGGAATTGTTGATTATACAAACTATGATGATATGAAGTACGCT ATAAGGAAGCTTGATGATACTGAATTTAAAAACGCCTTCTCTCGGGCGCCTATAAGG GTGAAGGAGTATGCTGGCAAAAACAGCCGCTCCTATTCACGAAGCCGCAGCAGAAGCCGAAGTCGCAGCTACAGCAGAAGCAGGAGTCCAAG CAAGTCTCCAAAGAAAAAACCTTCACGCCGTTCAGCGTCAAGATCTCGGTCGAGATCAGTGTCTTCTCATTCACCAGCAGAGTCAAAGGGACGTTCTCCATCAAG ATCACCAGCGAAATCCATGTCCCCTAATGCATCT CCTGCCAATGGTGTAGCAGCAAGCCCAAAGAAACGTAGCCCAAGCAGGAGCCCATCACGTTCCCGATCTCCTGAT GCCAAATCAGAATAA
- the LOC127331557 gene encoding universal stress protein PHOS34-like isoform X2 — MAETNAAPAPAAAVATEECGMRKTVVVVGVDDSDHSYSALEWAVRHVAAAAGAELVVVHGKPSASSVVTFGSPGAGDVVRFVEADLRKRAEDVVDRARRLCIANSVHGLIEVIEGEPRYVLCNAVDKHGADLLVVGSHGYGAIKRAFLGSVSDYCTHHAHCSVMIVKQNKPKK; from the exons ATGGCGGAGACCAATGCTGCACCTgcaccagcggcggcggtggcgacggagGAATGCGGTATGAGGAAgacggtggtggtggtcggcgtggACGACAGCGACCACAGCTACAGCGCGCTCGAGTGGGCCGTCCGGCACGTGGCGGCGGCCGCGGGAGCCGAGCTCGTCGTCGTCCACGGcaagccgtccgcctcctccgtcGTCACCTTCGGCAGCCCCG GTGCCGGGGACGTGGTGAGGTTCGTGGAGGCGGACCTGCGCAAGAGGGCAGAGGACGTCGTCGACAGGGCGCGCCGCCTCTGCATCGCCAACTCG GTGCACGGCCTGATAGAGGTGATCGAAGGTGAGCCGAGGTACGTCCTCTGCAACGCCGTCGACAAGCACGGAGCAGATCTGCTTGTCGTCGGCAGCCATGGCTACGGCGCTATCAAGAG GGCTTTTCTTGGGAGCGTGAGCGACTACTGCACCCACCACGCGCATTGTTCCGTCATGATAGTGAAGCAGAATAAGCCCAAGAAATGA
- the LOC127331557 gene encoding uncharacterized protein isoform X1, whose translation MAETNAAPAPAAAVATEECGMRKTVVVVGVDDSDHSYSALEWAVRHVAAAAGAELVVVHGKPSASSVVTFGSPAGAGDVVRFVEADLRKRAEDVVDRARRLCIANSVHGLIEVIEGEPRYVLCNAVDKHGADLLVVGSHGYGAIKRAFLGSVSDYCTHHAHCSVMIVKQNKPKK comes from the exons ATGGCGGAGACCAATGCTGCACCTgcaccagcggcggcggtggcgacggagGAATGCGGTATGAGGAAgacggtggtggtggtcggcgtggACGACAGCGACCACAGCTACAGCGCGCTCGAGTGGGCCGTCCGGCACGTGGCGGCGGCCGCGGGAGCCGAGCTCGTCGTCGTCCACGGcaagccgtccgcctcctccgtcGTCACCTTCGGCAGCCCCG CAGGTGCCGGGGACGTGGTGAGGTTCGTGGAGGCGGACCTGCGCAAGAGGGCAGAGGACGTCGTCGACAGGGCGCGCCGCCTCTGCATCGCCAACTCG GTGCACGGCCTGATAGAGGTGATCGAAGGTGAGCCGAGGTACGTCCTCTGCAACGCCGTCGACAAGCACGGAGCAGATCTGCTTGTCGTCGGCAGCCATGGCTACGGCGCTATCAAGAG GGCTTTTCTTGGGAGCGTGAGCGACTACTGCACCCACCACGCGCATTGTTCCGTCATGATAGTGAAGCAGAATAAGCCCAAGAAATGA